One Pelmatolapia mariae isolate MD_Pm_ZW linkage group LG1, Pm_UMD_F_2, whole genome shotgun sequence genomic window, tgcatttaggcatatAGAAAGCTGAAGTTCAAGCTCAGAATCAGCATAGTGAAGAAAAgtaatttaagtgactttgaatgtggcatgatTGTTGGTGTCAAATAGGctgatctgagtatttcagaagtTGCTGATTTACTGAGATTTTCCCATGCAACTCTCTATATGGTTTACAGACAATAGTTCAAAAAAGATGAACTATATAATGAGTTCTCTGGCCCAAAATACCTTACCttgtcaaaggtcagaggaaaATTGCCAGACTGCTTCATGCTGATCGGAAGGCAACAGGAAATCAAACAAACTCTTATTACAACAAAAGTACGCAGAATAatatctctgaatgcacaacacattgaatcttgaagcagatgggttacagcagcagaagatcgCATCGTGTGCCATCGTGTTCCCTGGCCCGATGAGTGCTGCTGCAGTCAGTTTGTAGGATCAGAATTTagattaaatgaaataaaagcatggatctcgcctgtatcaacagttcagggtGGTGGTGTTATGGTGTGGGATATGTATTATGGATGTgtagctgacaaatctgcagcaactatgtgacgctatcatgtcaacatggatgAGGATATCTCAGTAATGTTTCCAGCATTATTATAAAATTAGGTATATTTTTTATCTGAATCTTTATCTAATGTGTAACCTGATAATTGATACTTTGTTAATCTTTGCCTCTGGTCCTGTGGCCAACATGCTGCATGCTAATGATTGCATATTCATACAAAAatactcacacacatgcatataaaGTTTAAACACTCAGCCCTCTGTCGGTCTGTGTTGTAACTGTTgttgatttttctttgtttggtctgagcatttttgcaaactgttgtaaaatTCCTGCAGGAGGCGCTCTTTTCTGTTTTGGCACTCAAATTTCATTCATTGTCatcagtctgctgctgctgaaaccTTTCACTTTCCAGCATCTTGTTTAagatagaaaaatataaaacaggaaTCACTGTAAGAGAGGCAAGTAGGAATAACTCTACTTTCCCCCTAACTTCATAAACATCATAAACATTGAAATCACATCTGAATATTAAATGATGTTCACTCTTATGCTGCTGGTTACTCTTATTTGGCTCTATTGTGCAGATTTGTGATCATGTAAAAGATGAGTAAAGATTTTAAGGGAAATGTTTTCATGCCAAAgaagatgttaaaaaatatttttttaataacttttatcacatttatttatttcattggCATCTTTAATGATAAAAAGTACCCTAAGCCCTTATAACTAATGGAATTTTTGCCTTTTGAAACTTGTTTTCCAAAGTTTTCACgggctcatcatcatcatcatcaatcatGGGAGATAGAAAAAATGGCAACACATTAGAAACGGTTTAGAGTTTGCCTGAACGTCAACCTCAACCCTCGACCTCAGAGGATTGCAGTTTGTTTAAATAGGGTATTCAAAATATGTGCCCCAAGATGACTTTCTTGAAGAAGGACTTTGGTAAAACTCAATCCAGTCATTGTTTAGTTAGGCTGGCTACAGTCTGCGGTCGTCTTTTCTTCATAATCATGTCAATTTATCTGCACAGAGAAAATGTGGATGGATATTAAGGATTGCTACATTTTTAAGGAGTCTGGTAAAGAAACATTTCTGCATACGTTTGGCAACGAAATAATTCAAAGTCCTGTTCTGAAGTTTGTCGAGGTGGGGTGTTTACTGGAGGAGTTCAAAGATACAGacagtgtgtctgtttgtgctgatgATCAAAAGGTACAGTGGAACAGTACGTACAATAGCAATCAATGATGGGATTATGTGTGCACGAAGGTACCAAGGTCAAACAGACATCTGACAACCACAAAGGGGTAATGAGGTCAGGGAAAAAGAAATACTTGATTGGTGTGTATTACGCTAGTGTGCAGGCTGGCTCTGTCCAAAGGTACAAAAGCCTTCTAAAGATAACCAGCATGCTCCAAAAAGACCATACTGAGGTTcctgagtttgtacgtgctagaCTACCTCTCCTTTAAACCATGAGGTAGACTTGAGGGACTCACTGTACTTTGTACACCAGCTGTGCATTTATCTGCTTCGTTCAATGCTTTCCCACACCTTTTTgataatgaatgcatgaatggaGCCTGACATACCTATGCATTTCTAATACCTCGTCATAAAATTGTCTTTGTGACCTTTTTAGACTGGTAGATGATGCTGTCGCAAAGGGATAGAGGAGATAGGGGTGGGTATCTGAAGGCATCATCTGAGCATATCCTTTGAACTTTGGGCATCAGCcagagatattttttttttttagagagcaAGGTAATATCCGGGGTCAATGAGGTCTCCAGGTTGTGAAACTCTTGCGAGCACAGTCCAGGGAAGCATGTGGTGTCCCAGCCAACCTCTATGATTATGCCATCTCCTGTTTTCACACTTTTAGGAGCTTTGTGAATGACTGATTGATACTGATCTCAACAGGCATCTTGCACTTTTACTGCTTTTATAGACAGGGGTGcgcataagtggtccgcaggtgcgtaTTCGCTGTCAAactaaaagacgcgcaccagataagaagttgcaacgcgcgtttgcgtacataagattttctggaggagggcagacatttgtttagaactcttaaagttgtcgaagaagcaagctcctttaagcaattagtttggtgttcctccacctccaaaggtggaggagtcagaggagtccgaaccgcaaaagaagcgcgtattctcggaaaggTTGCAGGGgatgagctggcttcaaacaaatgatgaacggacagagatgtggtgcagaatatgccgtgaaaatcccactctagcggacaaaaacagtgccttttgtATGTatgcaaacgcgcgttgcaacttcttatctggtgcacgtcttttattttgacagcgaacgcgcacctgcggaccacttatgtgcacccctgtttATAGAGCATGCATGACAAACTTAATCCTGTTAGCCGCTAAGAGCAGGACTGCTCTCAAGAGCTGGCAACAACGTACTAGTTTcactttgtttaatttaaaacactTTTCACTATGCATGCCTTTATTTTGTAATTAGAACAATAAGCGGGGTTAAGAGatctttaaaaggaaaaacattttaaccTTCGTTTAATAGCTGAATAAAATCTTAAATCAGTGGTGGGCTGcttgcttttatttgttttttaaggcGTTGTGTGCCGAAGCAAAGAAGATGCACCCCAGTGCACTGCAGTATCAAAAtcgttttcatttcttttttaaaatcataataataatgctCACACATGAGAATCTGTATTTTTACCGATAACAAGTTTGCAACAGGTTTGCATCATGCACAAACCCGCTACAAGCCTGTAGTCAAAATAGCGCTTTTCAGATGTTCACGGAAACTTTTAACGGCGCTGGTCCACCTGATAAGAATGTGCTGGCGTAAGGGATTGTGTTTCAGAAACGCGTTTTTCCTCAAGTCACGTTGCCCCACAACATAAAAGCGACCAATGGCCTAAGAGGCACGTAGTCCCACTGCTATAAAGTTGGCTTTGAGCTGAGGCGTCTTCATTCATGAGCACACTGAGAGGTGGATCCTGCGCTGCCGTTTGATTCCACTGACACACTCACTATTACGTTGGACAATGCTGCGAGTAAGATGCCTGAGAGGAGGTAGCAGGGGGGCCGAGGCTGCCCATCTGATCGGAGCAATGGTTGGTATTACGGTGGTTTAATGtcttctgtgtctctctctcgcgctcgctcactctctcttttctcttaaGCAGCGTTTTTGTTATAAAGCACAAGTCAGTCAAAGTGAATAAACTGTGAAAATATGATTAAATTTGGCATTTCTCTTCACATCTGCCGCTGCACTTCATtgctttgttcatttgttatttgTCTAATTAACACTAGAAGTGCTGAATCAGTCATAATGACCCCGTTTGGAGGAGGCTGTGTTGCAGAAATGAAGCTGAGGGaaaatgaaaagatttttttaatccagCGCTGTTTGAGCATAAATCGTAATTGCTCCGATTATTTCCAAGAAATCTTCCTCCAGTGACTGGCGTGATTTTCTTAACTGCTgacaaagcttcttttttttctggttgCCTGAGTGACAGTGAACAGCTGTTTGGCACAGATGCGCTCTCAAACTCAGTGACACTGAAGCTGTTCCCGAGCCAGCGGAGGCCACACTGTAGAGCCTATCTGTGGAGATAAGGCTTCTTAATAAAACGTGTACTTTGGCACCAAACCAATCAACCTCACGGAAGCTTTTTCGCTTTGAAACCCAAGGAGCCTGAATGTGTTATCAGTTAACACACAGATCAGCCGCTTTCTACGGGAGCTGGGGgcattgaaataaaaataaaaataaacacaccaCTAAATAGGAATTTCATGTAGACCGATCTGTTACTGCACATAGTGTAAATATGTACTGAACTGATCCAAAAGGGGAAAACAAGATCTATTAAATCCAAAGATTTTATGCAGAAGTACATGAAAtttttgtcttaatgtgttttcacTTCCATCAGCTTGGCCGGGCGGTGAACGGATGGGTGCAGAGGACCCTCCAAAGCACTTCAAGTGCAGCAGCTGCACAGCCACAGCATGTAGTTGAAGAGGAACATGTTACTGAGCCCGTTCAGCAGGAATGCCCAGTCTGCAGCTACAATGAATGGGACCCTCTGGAGGAGGTGATTGTGGGGCGAGCTGAAAATGCCCACGTGCCTCCCTTCACTGTGGAAGTGAAAGTAAGCAATGCTGTCAAAAGATGCTTTGACTCAAAGCATCCTTGTcatttctcccagctgtcaGATTGACTCCATGTTGTTATGCTACAAACCTCTCATCAGGCTAACACATATGAGAAGTACTGGCCCTTCTACCAGAAGTATGGGGGCCGGTCTTTTCCTGCGGACCACTTGAAAAAAGCTGTTGCTGAGATTGAAGAAATGTGCAATATTCTGCGTCATGAGGGCGTCATTGTGAAGAGGCCAGAACCCCTCGACTGGTCTGTGGAATACAAAACACCAGACTTCACCTCATCAggtaaaaagacagaaatatgtgtgtgacaaatatgtgTGACATAAAGGTGTTAATGCatcacactgcagtttataaATGAGTCTTTATAAAGTAATTCTCTGCTGTTGACCCTCTTGTAGGAATGTATGCGGCCATGCCCAGAGACATCCTTTTAGTGGTGGGAAACGAGATCATCGAGGCTCCTATGGCGTGGAGGGCTCGTTTCTTTGAGTACCGAGCCTACAGACCTTTAATCAAGGAGTACTTCGGAAAAGGTGCAAGGTGGACCACTGCTCCTAAACCAACCATGGCCGACGATCTGTATGATCAGGTGAGGCCTTAGTTTGGGAGCTATAACATAGCCAGGTGGTCATTTCTCATGGCAAGGACTTAAGTCAAAGTTGCATTAACACCTAAACAGCTTGTCTATGTTCTTTATAGCAAACCAAACCTCTTTGCATCAActtttttattgctttgtaCATGATAGTGTGACAGCAGGCTATTCCTATATCTCAAAACGGGTGTAAatcctttttgtgtgtgtctttcaggATTATCCCATCCGCACAGTGGAAGACAGGCACAAATTAGCTGCTCAGGGGAAGTTTGTGACCACGGAGCACGAGCCCTGCTTCGATGCTGCTGACTTTATTCGAGCTGGGACGGACCTCTTTGTTCAGAGGAGCCAGGTATGAAGGATATTTTGCTTATCTTATGACATCCTATGGGTGATATCTTATGCTGAAATGGTagtaaaatgcaaaataaacccCCACACATGCATATATAGATCTCTCTTTTATCCATTGCacttacagaaaaaaagaatgtttCTCTGAATATGAATGTGAAGCTTGGATAAGCCCCTGAAACTTCTCCTTTCACACTGCTTTTTATTCAGGTTACAAACTACATGGGAATTGAGTGGATGCGCCGTCATCTGGCGCCAACCTACAAGGTCCACATCATCTCCTTCAAAGACCCTAACCCCATGCACATTGATGCCACGTTTAACATCATCGGGCCAGGACTCGTGCTGTCAAACCCTGATCGCCCATGTCGCCAGGTACTGAAAGGCAGGAGAGTGCTGTGCTGCCCTCTTCTGGGTACACTTGTACACACCACCACCGCAGAGTGACCCACACTCACCAGTGCTCTTTGTCTTTTCCCTCAGGTAGACATGTTCAAGAAGGCTGGCTGGACAGTTGTAAAACCACCAATACCTTTGATTCCTGATGGTGGGTACTCAaagtaaaaattattttctttcattcacaaaaaaagatgatatttagatttttttttttactgaaaccccccccccccccactctcTTGCCGAGCAGACCACCCACTGTGGATGTCCTCCAAATGGCTGTCCATGAACGTCCTGATGCTGGATGAGAAGCGTGTCATGGTTGACGCCAATGAAACCACCATTCAGAAAATGTTTGAGAACCTCGGTGAGCCTCTACAAGCACCTCCACCTTCAccaccttatttatttttagtaaaCTCGATTTCagcaaaaaataagaaagaaattgtccataactgtgtgtgtgtttaaatgcagGTATCAAGACCATAAAGGTGAACATTCGCCATGCCAACTCCTTGGGTGGTGGCTTCCAT contains:
- the gatm gene encoding glycine amidinotransferase, mitochondrial, which codes for MLRVRCLRGGSRGAEAAHLIGAMLGRAVNGWVQRTLQSTSSAAAAQPQHVVEEEHVTEPVQQECPVCSYNEWDPLEEVIVGRAENAHVPPFTVEVKANTYEKYWPFYQKYGGRSFPADHLKKAVAEIEEMCNILRHEGVIVKRPEPLDWSVEYKTPDFTSSGMYAAMPRDILLVVGNEIIEAPMAWRARFFEYRAYRPLIKEYFGKGARWTTAPKPTMADDLYDQDYPIRTVEDRHKLAAQGKFVTTEHEPCFDAADFIRAGTDLFVQRSQVTNYMGIEWMRRHLAPTYKVHIISFKDPNPMHIDATFNIIGPGLVLSNPDRPCRQVDMFKKAGWTVVKPPIPLIPDDHPLWMSSKWLSMNVLMLDEKRVMVDANETTIQKMFENLGIKTIKVNIRHANSLGGGFHCWTTDVRRRGTLQSYFH